A part of Botrytis cinerea B05.10 chromosome 2, complete sequence genomic DNA contains:
- the Bcrbd2 gene encoding Bcrbd2: MAITLPQFGATRLRSYILRLPLFTRCIIAIIFILWLVSLQSAWDLQKWGGLYPNEIGLQSMYRTNTFPLIHMGFIHMIMNTIALTPLLERFEAEYGTLTTLSLFMGPLSTIPALIYTLVERGIFHMNTGVMGASIWVFTLLAMEALKTYKTNPNFVLGTVHIPTWTTPIILTLFISFLVPHTSFLGHLCGLVFGYGWGLGYLKFLAPPEKILRWIEGKMNLLGRLPHYVSVDQKTYGRYGLLPTTNNPIISPETNIALGFPGQAQRSGP; encoded by the exons ATGGCGATTACTTTACCCCAATTTGGCGCAACTCGTCTACGATCATATATCCTCCGTTTACCTTTATTCACACGATGTATAATAGCaatcatattcatattatgGCTTGTCAGTCTGCAATCAGCCTGGGACCTCCAGAAATGGGGTGGCTTGTACCCGAATGAGATTGGGTTACAGTCAA TGTATCGCACAAATACCTTCCCATTGATACATATGGGGTTCATACATATGATAATGAACACCATTGCTTTAACCCCATTGTTGGAGAGATTTGAGGCGGAATATGGGACATTGACTACTTTATCATTGTTTATGGGCC CGCTGTCGACGATACCTGCGCTGATATACACACTCGTGGAAAGGGGAATCTTCCATATGAACACAGGAGTGATGGGTGCCAG TATCTGGGTTTTCACTCTACTTGCAATGGAAGCGCTTAAGACATATaaaacaaacccaaactTTGTATTGGGAACAGTACACATTCCAACATGGACTACACCAATTATCCTCACACTATTCATATCATTCTTGGTACCCCATACTAGCTTCCTTGGGCACCTTTGCGGGCTTGTTTTTGGCTACGGAT GGGGCCTGGGCTATCTCAAATTCTTAGCTCCACCAGAGAAGATTCTTCGATGGATTGAGGGAAAAATGAATCTCTTGGGACGATTGCCACATTACGTTTCGGTTGACCAAAAAACCTATGGAAGATATGGACTTTTGCCTACTACCAATAATCCCATAATCTCACCAGAAACAAATATTGCTCTGGGATTTCCCGGTCAGGCGCAGCGATCGGGGCCTTAG
- the Bcrpn9 gene encoding Bcrpn9 translates to MNVDTIPDFLGEQRDAAPADLQHLFLSFEDLWEKKLWHQLTDTLVEFFNHKESASQRLPIYKTFILTFADKINQLKLVTLALSAASQCKDGSERLSFLEAVAKKVDNPNSQDAYVYATVAVATVKLELQDQDGARKDLDKSEKILDGFDSVETIVHAAFYRVNAEYYQSKLEFASYYKNALLYLACIDLNDLTPSERKSRAYDLSIAALVSDTIYNFGELLLHPILDTLVKDDAWLRDLLFAFNRGDLAAYDVLSGHISSNPLLAQHRDGLKQKIYLAALTEAVFRRPPHDRAMTFRTISEETKVRPDEIEHLIMKALSLGLLRGSIDQVDEIARINWVQPKVLDMGQIEGMRTRLEEWDSSVNSLGNWIESKGQDVWAA, encoded by the exons ATGAATGTCGACACAATCCCCGACTTTCTCGGAGAGCAACGTGATGCTGCGCCAGCAGACCTTCAACACCTTTTCTTATCCTTCGAAGATCTCTGGGAGAAGAAGCTGTGGCATCAACTGACAGATACCCTTGTTGAGTTTTTCAATCACAAAGAAAGCGCTTCTCAACGATTACCAATATATAAGACATTCATCCTCACATTCGCCGATAAGATCAACCAGTTGAAGCTTGTTACTCTTGCTTTAAGCGCTGCCTCACAGTGTAAAG ATGGTTCGGAGCGCCTGTCCTTCCTAGAGGCTGTAGCAAAGAAAGTCGACAACCCCAATTCCCAAGATGCATACGTCTACGCAACAGTGGCTGTAGCCACCGTCAAATTAGAATTACAAGATCAGGATGGGGCGAGAAAGGATTTGGATAAATCAGAGAAGATACTGGATGGGTTTGACTCTGTGGAGACAATCGTACATGCTGCATTCTACCGGGTTAATGCAGAGTACTACCAATCCAAGTTGGAGTTCGCATCATATTACAAAAACGCCCTACTATACCTAGCTTGTATCGACCTCAACGACCTTACCCCATCTGAGCGCAAAAGCCGAGCTTACGATCTGAGCATCGCAGCTCTTGTATCCGATACTATCTATAACTTTGGTGAACTCCTCCTCCACCCCATCCTCGATACCCTCGTTAAGGACGACGCCTGGCTCCGAGATCTTCTTTTCGCTTTCAACCGTGGTGACCTCGCTGCCTACGATGTTCTGTCCGGTCACATTTCCTCTAATCCCCTACTCGCACAACACCGCGACGGACTCAAACAAAAGATCTACCTCGCTGCCCTCACCGAGGCCGTTTTCCGCCGCCCTCCTCATGACCGTGCCATGACCTTCCGCACAATATCCGAGGAAACTAAAGTTCGCCCCGATGAAATTGAGCATTTAATTATGAAGGCCTTGAGCTTAGGGTTGTTGCGAGGAAGCATCGATCAAGTTGACGAAATCGCACGTATCAACTGGGTACAGCCTAAGGTGTTGGACATGGGTCAAATCGAAGGTATGCGTACACGACTAGAAGAATGGGATTCCAGTGTCAACTCACTGGGCAACTGGATCGAGTCGAAGGGTCAGGACGTGTGGGCAGCATGA
- the Bcubp10 gene encoding Bcubp10 gives MSTSRPVTPASPRFIKIKSPQPGVPKYGCQHIQQLLNPAHDERMRNTITYYKNCLRVVLDNTPIVPQTSKTPKGPPLTSLTPNYLCLQCERTATAQDHVKHGQETSHRFYVESRTGALFCQMCNDFVWDPTLEELRVRKIGTGSFSSRKRKHDELFTDATKEDPRFISTNTMSAPCRASGVRGIYNMGATCYMNVILQSFVHNPLLRNFYLGDGHQANECEQKNCMSCAMDDMFQDFYSQEITTGYSASNILASFWLSKRKAYEELASNKEQDAHEFFQFLTEELHEINGGSRASDPEDSSPNPKRSKMDQGCKCIVHQTFYGKLQSTITCQNCGDVNTSVESFLDLSLGLDIIQKKSKIKAATGTISLQRCLDEEYIRPERCEYSCNQCDTSEAKKQLSIKSLPNVLCIQLKRFKQDPRGLASKIDTTVTFPLQLHMLPYTNRARGVDTKNNFELARSCTYDLQSVVVHVGNLETGHYVSYSRVGNQWFKFNDHNVTLASKSQVLNEQAFLLFYVIQSLA, from the exons ATGTCGACATCTAGACCAGTGACTCCAGCTTCTCCTCGCTTTATAAAGATTAAGTCGCCACAACCCGGAGTTCCTAAATATGGCTGTC AGCATATTCAACAACTATTGAATCCGGCCCATGATGAACGCATGAGAAATACAATTAcatattataagaattgttTGAGAGTGGTTCTAGATAATACACCAATTGTACCCCAGACGTCTAAGACCCCGAAAGGCCCGCCCCTCACTTCTCTGACGCCAAATTACCTCTGTTTGCAATGTGAACGAACGGCTACGGCTCAGGATCATGTAAAGCATGGTCAAGAAACTTCACACAGATTCT ATGTTGAATCAAGGACGGGAGCTTTGTTTTGCCAAATGTGCAATGATTTTGTATGGGATCCTACGCTAGAGGAGCTGAGAGTACGCAAAATTGGAACTGGGTCTTTTTCTA GTCGGAAGCGAAAACATGACGAGCTTTTCACAGACGCCACCAAAGAGGACCCAAGATTTATATCCACAAATACAATGTCAGCTCCTTGTAGAGCAAGTGGTGTTAGGGGCATCTATAATATGGGAGCCACCTGTTACATGAACGTCATTCTCCAATCTTTCGTTCATAATCCTCTGCTTCGAAATTTTTATCTCGGAGACGGTCACCAAGCAAACGAATGTGAACAAAAAAATTGTATGAGTTGCGCTATGGATGACATGTTCCAAGATTTCTATTCGCAAGAGATTACAACAGGATATTCGGCTTCAAATATACTCGCTAGCTTTTGGCTTTCGAAGAGAAAAGCATATGAAGAATTGGCAAGTAACAAAGAACAAGACGCTCATGAGTTCTTCCAGTTTCTTACCGAAGAGTTGCACGAAATTAATGGTGGATCACGAGCAAGCGATCCAGAAGACAGTAGCCCAAATCCTAAGCGGTCGAAAATGGATCAAGGCTGCAAATGCATTGTGCATCAGACATTTTATGGAAAACTTCAAAGCACTATCACATGTCAGAACTGCGGAGACGTGAATACATCAGTTGAGTCCTTCCTAGATCTAAGTTTAGGTCTTGATATTATTCAGAAAAAGAGCAAGATAAAAGCAGCTACTGGCACGATAAGTCTTCAACGTTGTCTAGACGAAGAGTACATTCGACCTGAACGCTGCGAATATTCATGCAATCAATGCGATACTTCAGAGGCAAAAAAGCAACTCAGCATCAAAAGTTTACCCAACGTACTGTGCATTCAACTCAAG CGCTTCAAACAAGATCCCAGAGGTCTGGCCTCAAAGATCGATACCACTGTCACCTTTCCACTCCAATTACACATGCTTCCTTACACCAATCGTGCTCGTGGTGTGGACACGAAGAATAACTTTGAGCTGGCCAGATCATGTACTTATGATTTGCAGAGTGTTGTGGTTCATGTTGGCAATTTGGAAACTG GTCACTATGTATCCTACTCTCGAGTCGGAAACCAGTGGTTCAAGTTCAATGATCATAATGTTACTTTAGCGAGTAAGAGTCAAGTATTGAATGAACAAGCTTTTTTGCTATTCTACGTTATTCAAAGTCTAgcttga